The following proteins are co-located in the Vigna unguiculata cultivar IT97K-499-35 chromosome 9, ASM411807v1, whole genome shotgun sequence genome:
- the LOC114164550 gene encoding probable pectate lyase P59 translates to MESTKFSLLFFYVIFLAILPTLKANIGHFDHVWHRRMKEAREAAKKAYKPNPMKVTAEFNAQVTRSLKGSNSTRRDLKKKSSGCNPTNPIDQCWRCDKNWFENRKKLADCVMGFAHGTTGGKEGKIYVVTDNSDNELVNPKPGTLRYAVTRPEPLWITFARSMNIKLKAELMLTSNKTIDARGANVHIKDGAQITIQYVNNIIIHGLHVHDIKQAKGGLIRDSVTHYGVRGISDGDGISVFGSTHIWIDHVSMHNCSDGLIDVIAASTAVSITNCHFVRHNDVLLFGATDSFSGDKVMQVTLAFNHFGKGLVQRMPRCRWGFFHIVNNDYTHWLMYAVGGSQQPTIISQGNRFVAPEDINAKEVTKRTQATKEVWKDWNWRSEGDLFVNGAYFVESGKKVTATPKTDVIAQSAKSVAILTQDAGPIKCVVNKPC, encoded by the exons ATGGAATCTACCAAGTTCAGTTTGCTGTTCTTTTACGTAATTTTCCTTGCAATACTCCCCACCCTTAAGGCCAACATAGGTCACTTCGACCATGTCTGGCATAGGCGAATGAAGGAAGCAAGGGAAGCTGCAAAAAAGGCTTACAAGCCAAACCCCATGAAAGTTACCGCTGAATTCAATGCACAAGTCACGAG ATCGCTGAAAGGGTCCAACAGCACGAGAAGGGACTTGAAGAAGAAAAGTTCTGGATGCAATCCGACAAACCCAATTGACCAATGTTGGAGATGTGACAAAAACTGGTTTGAAAACCGCAAGAAGCTTGCAGATTGTGTGATGGGGTTTGCCCACGGCACAACCGGAGGCAAAGAGGGGAAAATCTACGTGGTGACCGACAATTCCGACAACGAACTAGTGAACCCTAAACCAGGAACATTGAGATACGCGGTTACTCGACCAGAGCCACTGTGGATCACTTTTGCGCGAAGCATGAACATTAAGCTGAAAGCAGAGCTTATGCTGACATCTAACAAGACCATCGATGCACGTGGTGCCAATGTGCACATCAAAGATGGTGCCCAGATAACGATCCAGTACGTGAACAACATTATCATTCACGGATTGCACGTCCACGACATTAAGCAAGCTAAAGGTGGCCTTATAAGAGACTCCGTCACCCACTACGGCGTTCGCGGCATCAGTGACGGCGACGGGATTTCCGTCTTCGGATCTACACATATTTGGATCGATCATGTTTCCATGCACAATTGCTCTGATGGCCTCATCGATGTCATTGCTGCGTCAACTGCTGTTTCCATCACCAACTGCCATTTTGTCAGACACAACGAC gttttgttgttcGGCGCCACTGATAGCTTCTCGGGAGATAAAGTGATGCAGGTGACTTTGGCTTTCAACCATTTCGGGAAAGGATTGGTTCAGAGAATGCCGAGGTGCAGATGGGGCTTCTTTCACATTGTTAACAACGACTACACTCACTGGCTAATGTACGCCGTAGGTGGCAGCCAGCAACCCACCATCATCAGCCAGGGGAACCGTTTTGTTGCCCCGGAAGACATAAATGCAAAAGAA GTGACAAAAAGGACTCAGGCAACTAAAGAAGTGTGGAAGGATTGGAATTGGAGATCAGAGGGTGATTTATTCGTGAATGGAGCCTATTTCGTGGAGTCTGGGAAGAAAGTTACAGCAACTCCCAAGACAGACGTGATTGCACAATCTGCGAAATCCGTGGCTATTCTGACTCAAGATGCAGGTCCTATAAAATGTGTTGTAAACAAGCCCTGCTGA